The Denticeps clupeoides chromosome 5, fDenClu1.1, whole genome shotgun sequence genome includes a region encoding these proteins:
- the cdc42ep5 gene encoding cdc42 effector protein 5, translating into MPLHKTSRAPRLDPTMISAPLGDFRHTMHIGRGGDVFGDTSFLSSHGPAPLDASKPATPVQTPSTESEPLANHSSPATDSPTKEAPRSGELRHAESVSSFDLDLDLGPSMLGDVLGVMDGLILDSKWTAGDGDEEVVSSRKSAVEMPAGESHVRARNEVNEKKTLGSVNGEEKEVTNEEGGLKIKGFKPKVRFSEKREEIIGRQESGEGFESEGEEAECPVSPKLEKGPLTEPTFYRPDSPPRATSLLSSNSLDGSAERDSETDSEEEGVEEQGYSFEDDSDDEIGL; encoded by the coding sequence ATGCCTCTACACAAGACGTCCCGGGCACCACGCCTGGACCCCACCATGATCTCTGCCCCACTGGGAGACTTCCGGCACACCATGCACATTGGGAGGGGCGGTGACGTCTTTGGGGACACCTCCTTCCTGTCCAGCCACGGGCCTGCCCCTCTAGACGCCTCCAAACCAGCCACGCCAGTCCAGACACCGAGTACTGAGTCGGAACCGCTGGCGAACCACAGTTCTCCTGCCACCGACAGTCCCACCAAAGAGGCACCAAGGTCCGGCGAGCTGCGGCATGCAGAGTCGGTATCGTCCTTTgacctggacctggacctggGCCCTTCCATGTTGGGGGATGTCCTGGGAGTAATGGATGGATTAATCCTGGACTCGAAATGGACAGCGGGTGACGGAGATGAGGAAGTGGTCAGTAGTAGAAAAAGCGCAGTAGAAATGCCTGCAGGAGAGTCGCATGTGAGGGCAAGAAATGAAGTGAACGAGAAGAAGACTCTAGGCAGTGTGAACGgtgaggagaaggaggtgaCAAATGAAGAAGgtggattaaaaataaaaggcttCAAGCCCAAAGTAAGGTTCAGTGAAAAAAGGGAAGAGATCATTGGTCGCCAGGAGTCAGGAGAAGGTTTTGAGAGTGAAGGCGAGGAAGCCGAGTGCCCCGTCTCACCAAAgttggaaaagggacctctcaCAGAGCCTACCTTTTACCGACCAGATTCCCCACCAAGGGCCACGTCTTTACTCAGCTCAAACTCGCTGGACGGGAGCGCGGAGAGGGACTCGGAGACCGATTCTGAAGAGGAGGGGGTTGAGGAGCAGGGTTACTCGTTTGAAGATGATTCCGATGATGAAATTGGCTTATAG
- the grwd1 gene encoding glutamate-rich WD repeat-containing protein 1: MAAPGEDTFPSEDGDAVRMDDSGSDEDEDEMDADVEGAQEAAKVYVPGLEPLKPGEELEMDTSAYRMYHECQTGAPCLSFDVVRDREGDGRENFPLSMLLCAGTQADSALSNRLIVMRMHNLHGTEQKKDDESSEEESDDDEDEEKKPLMELAMIPHYGGINRVRVTQRGEQSLAAVWSEKNQVEIFDLQPQLRAVHSSAVMAAFVKQPKEATPLFSFSGHMAEGFAIDWSPKVPGRLVSGDCKKNIHVWEPREGGTTWQIDQRPFCSHSKSVEDLQWSPTEATVFASCSVDQSIRIWDIRAPPNSMLSANGAHTSDINVISWNQTEPFLLSGGDDGILKVWDLRQFQSGKPVATFKQHSAPVTSVEWNPVDSSVFAASGADDVVSLWDLSVESCDTGAQAEGVKELPPQLLFLHQGQTEVKEIHWHPQIPGALITTALSGFNVFRTISV; this comes from the exons ATGGCGGCGCCCGGCGAAGACACGTTTCCTAGCGAAGATGGAGATGCGGTGCGTATGGACGACAGCGGCAGCGACGAAGATGAAGACGAAATGGACGCCGACGTAGAAGGGGCGCAGGAGGCGGCCAAGGTTTATGTTCCCGGCCTGGAGCCGCTGAAGCCCGGAGAGGAGCTGGAAATGGACACGTCGGCTTACCGCATGTATCACGAATGCCAGACAG GTGCCCCTTGCCTGAGTTTCGACGTTGTCAGAGACCGAGAGGGAGATGGGAGAGAGAACTTTCCCTTGTCCATGCTGCTGTGCGCTGGGACACAAGCTGACTCCGCCCTCAGCAACCG GCTGATTGTCATGCGCATGCACAACCTTCATGGCACAGAGCAGAAGAAAGATGATGAGAGCAGTGAAGAAGagagtgatgatgatgaagatgaagagaagAAACCTCTGATGGAGTTAGCTATGATTCCCCACTATGGAGGCATAAACCGAGTGAGG GTAACCCAGCGTGGAGAACAGTCATTGGCTGCTGTCTGGTCTGAGAAAAATCAGGTGGAGATCTTTGACCTTCAACCTCAGCTGCGGGCAGTCCACAGCTCAGCAGTGATGGCTGCATTTGTTAAGCAACCAAAGGAAGCCACGCCTCTCTTCAGTTTCTCTGGGCACATGGCTGAGGGATTTGCTATTGATTGGTCACCTAAAGTACCTG GACGCCTAGTCAGTGGTGATTGCAAAAAGAATATCCATGTCTGGGAACCACGAGAGGGCGGAACGACCTGGCAGATTGATCAAAGGCCATTCTGCTCTCATAGTAAATCTGTTGAGGACCTCCAGTGGTCACCAACAGAAGCTACG GTATTCGCTTCCTGTTCTGTGGACCAGTCCATAAGAATCTGGGATATCCGGGCACCGCCAAATTCAATGCTGTCAGCCAATGGTGCACACACTTCAGACATCAACGTCATCAGTTGGAACCAGACTGAGCCGTTCTTGCTTTCAGGTGGAGATGATGGCATTCTGAAAGTATGGGATCTGAGGCAGTTTCAA TCCGGCAAGCCAGTGGCCACTTTTAAACAGCACAGTGCCCCAGTAACCTCTGTGGAGTGGAACCCCGTCGACTCCAGTGTCTTTGCTGCATCTGGGGCAGACGACGTGGTCAGCCTGTGGGACCTCTCCGTGGAGTCATGTGACACGGGCGCACAGGCGGAGGGTGTAAAAGAGCTTCCCCCGCAGCTGCTCTTCCTGCATCAGGGCCAGACGGAGGTGAAGGAGATCCACTGGCACCCACAGATACCCGGAGCTCTCATCACAACGGCACTGTCAGGCTTCAATGTGTTCAGGACTatttctgtgtga